The following proteins are encoded in a genomic region of Limanda limanda chromosome 22, fLimLim1.1, whole genome shotgun sequence:
- the si:dkey-171c9.3 gene encoding uncharacterized protein si:dkey-171c9.3, whose protein sequence is MQAASADPREPAPGLETSGIPAGLRRNPPNTQALGKFAQNMAESIIQPCGSQVEMEEPEVPRANQDQEETLGEVLASAVVEVALREVGGGWNLERFHRKTDDHQAGKLSFSDRDFLNMDPEMDPVHQLQTFRDIPPLSQSGLPIVGSLDYPDAPPPTPLLPELERSRDSFARKLKGGLAKVFLPSPPPSTPREKGDEVDPRVELMEHLMHSLSTEDLARDCFEGGGKMEAFAEALSCKVMDWVRARSSEQRAGDGDLHRLAQSLADTIIASSLEEAVMSV, encoded by the coding sequence ATGCAGGCAGCGAGTGCGGATCCAAGGGAGCCGGCGCCCGGTCTGGAAACCAGTGGCATTCCTGCAGGCCTCAGGAGAAACCCCCCCAACACCCAGGCCCTTGGGAAGTTTGCCCAAAATATGGCAGAGAGCATAATCCAGCCGTGCGGAAGCCAAGTGGAGATGGAGGAACCTGAGGTGCCCAGAGCTAATCAGGACCAGGAGGAGACGTTGGGTGAGGTGTTGGCGTCGGCCGTGGTGGAGGTCGCTCTGAGGGAAGTGGGCGGCGGTTGGAACCTGGAGCGTTTCCACAGAAAGACGGATGATCACCAGGCTGGAAAACTGTCCTTCTCCGATAGAGACTTTCTGAACATGGACCCAGAGATGGATCCGGTTCATCAACTCCAGACGTTCAGAGACATCCCACCTCTCTCCCAGTCGGGTCTCCCCATCGTGGGATCCCTCGACTACCCCgacgcccccccgcccacccccTTGCTCCCCGAGCTGGAGAGGAGCCGCGACAGCTTCGCCCGGAAGCTGAAAGGCGGCCTGGCCAAGGTGTTCCTGCCCTCGCCTCCTCCGTCCACCCCCAGGGAGAAGGGGGACGAGGTGGACCCCCGGGTGGAGCTCATGGAGCATCTGATGCACTCGCTGTCTACAGAGGATTTGGCGAGAGACTGTTTTGAGGGGGGAGGCAAGATGGAGGCTTTCGCTGAGGCTCTTTCCTGTAAGGTCATGGACTGGGTCAGGGCCAGAAGCTcagagcagagagcaggtgaTGGAGATCTTCACCGACTGGCCCAGAGCCTGGCCGACACCATCATCGCCTCCTCGCTGGAGGAAGCTGTCATGTCTGTGTAG